A genomic region of Candidatus Methylacidiphilales bacterium contains the following coding sequences:
- a CDS encoding Fic family protein, with the protein MTFQPNSQSQWRKIQQVGLCPEITSFEIYTEAYTKQLDNALVESVRFANSAPGPEEVLIFHRLIFRNIHPWAGTFRAAGEMVHFDGGQMGADANRIAPAIEHVQKVMLERLQVAVMPQQKALAIAGYLGALRMIHPFRDGNTRTAVVILEGQVTVLFGEKERPSLTELDFKHLLQDAYRGHLGQLANRILAREELPLIPETESETERTRPFLDPDMETVWFQHRENILRQQRGD; encoded by the coding sequence GTGACATTCCAGCCAAATTCTCAAAGCCAGTGGAGGAAAATTCAGCAGGTGGGCCTTTGTCCTGAAATCACCAGCTTTGAAATTTATACGGAGGCCTACACCAAGCAACTCGATAACGCCCTCGTGGAAAGCGTCCGCTTTGCCAACAGCGCGCCCGGCCCCGAAGAGGTTCTTATTTTTCACCGTCTCATTTTCAGGAACATTCATCCCTGGGCGGGAACCTTTCGAGCGGCCGGAGAAATGGTTCATTTCGACGGTGGACAAATGGGCGCGGATGCCAATCGGATTGCTCCCGCCATTGAACATGTTCAGAAAGTAATGCTGGAAAGATTACAAGTTGCCGTGATGCCCCAACAAAAAGCATTGGCGATTGCTGGTTATCTGGGGGCCTTGCGCATGATTCATCCTTTCCGTGACGGCAATACCCGCACGGCAGTGGTTATTCTTGAAGGACAGGTTACGGTCCTTTTCGGAGAAAAAGAGCGTCCCTCTTTGACAGAACTGGACTTTAAGCACCTTCTGCAAGATGCCTATCGAGGTCATTTAGGGCAGCTGGCCAATCGGATTTTAGCGAGGGAAGAATTGCCCCTGATCCCCGAAACCGAGTCAGAAACCGAGAGAACTCGTCCCTTCCTTGATCCTGACATGGAAACGGTATGGTTTCAGCATCGAGAAAATATCCTACGGCAGCAGCGGGGCGACTGA